One Methylosarcina fibrata AML-C10 DNA segment encodes these proteins:
- the thiE gene encoding thiamine phosphate synthase, which translates to MKFPTRGLYAITQTANKSADTVVEEVAAALRGGAVVVQYRDKHPDNALDLARQLVQLCHRHQVPLLINDDVELALQAGADGVHLGREDSAIEEARDRLGPEAIIGCSCYNSVELALAAERRGADYVAFGRFFPSSSKPLARPADPATLRRAKQALTVPRVAIGGILPENGAQLLEAGADLLAVIGGLFDCEPEQSARNYQALFSRPCR; encoded by the coding sequence ATGAAATTCCCGACCCGGGGGCTTTACGCCATTACCCAAACCGCCAACAAATCCGCCGATACCGTCGTCGAGGAAGTCGCCGCGGCCCTCCGGGGCGGCGCCGTGGTGGTCCAGTACCGCGACAAGCATCCCGACAACGCGCTCGATCTTGCCCGGCAACTGGTCCAGCTCTGCCATCGTCACCAGGTGCCGCTGCTGATCAACGACGATGTCGAGCTGGCGCTCCAGGCCGGAGCGGATGGCGTCCATCTCGGCCGGGAAGACTCGGCCATCGAGGAAGCGAGAGACCGGCTGGGCCCCGAAGCCATCATCGGCTGCTCCTGTTACAACTCGGTCGAGCTGGCGCTGGCAGCGGAGCGGCGGGGCGCCGATTACGTCGCCTTCGGCCGCTTTTTTCCGTCCTCGTCCAAGCCCTTGGCCCGGCCGGCCGACCCGGCAACGCTGCGCCGGGCGAAACAGGCCTTGACCGTGCCCAGGGTCGCGATCGGCGGCATCCTTCCGGAAAACGGCGCGCAACTGCTGGAGGCCGGCGCGGATCTGCTGGCGGTCATCGGCGGCCTCTTCGATTGCGAACCGGAGCAGTCCGCCCGAAATTATCAGGCCTTGTTCAGCCGCCCTTGCCGGTGA
- the soxX gene encoding sulfur oxidation c-type cytochrome SoxX, with translation MLAAALLFSCASSSELSRQRLNEGKRIAFDRNQGNCLACHRIEDGKDPGNIGPPLTGLASRFENKRQLREQIFDATRFNPETSMPPFGRNQILSSEDIDKIVDYLWNLP, from the coding sequence ATGTTGGCCGCAGCGCTCTTGTTCTCTTGCGCCTCCTCGTCGGAATTGTCCAGGCAAAGGCTTAACGAAGGCAAACGGATCGCGTTCGATCGCAACCAGGGTAACTGTCTGGCCTGTCACCGGATAGAAGACGGGAAAGATCCGGGCAATATCGGCCCGCCGCTGACGGGGCTTGCGTCCCGCTTCGAAAACAAACGGCAATTGCGCGAACAAATTTTCGACGCGACCCGCTTCAATCCCGAAACCAGCATGCCGCCTTTCGGTCGAAACCAAATCCTCAGCTCCGAGGACATCGACAAGATCGTCGATTATTTGTGGAATTTACCCTGA
- the thiD gene encoding bifunctional hydroxymethylpyrimidine kinase/phosphomethylpyrimidine kinase, with the protein MPFERPVVLSFSGHDPSGGAGVQADIETLVSHRCHAASVVTALTEQDSRNVRKLLPQHPEDIISQANTLLDDLPVKAFKIGLIGHPETAHAIGSILSRHAGIPVILDPVLAAGGGAELAGEPLIAAILEALLPLTTVLTPNSNEARRLTGESGLDRCGLALLNYGCRYVLITGTHENTPAVSNTLFHDRRLWETYTWDRLPANYHGSGCTLAAAIAGLMAHGLAAEQAVFEAQEYTWNALSNAYRPGKGQHNPDRFFWTETEE; encoded by the coding sequence ATGCCGTTCGAACGCCCCGTTGTTCTTTCTTTTTCCGGTCACGACCCCAGCGGCGGCGCCGGCGTGCAGGCCGATATCGAAACCCTGGTCAGTCACCGTTGCCATGCCGCCAGCGTCGTCACCGCGTTAACGGAACAGGACAGCCGCAACGTCAGGAAACTGCTGCCGCAACACCCGGAAGACATTATCAGCCAGGCGAATACCCTCCTGGATGACCTGCCGGTGAAGGCTTTCAAGATCGGCTTGATCGGTCACCCCGAAACCGCCCATGCGATCGGTTCGATCCTTAGCCGGCATGCCGGCATTCCGGTGATTCTCGATCCCGTACTGGCCGCCGGCGGAGGCGCCGAACTGGCCGGCGAACCATTGATCGCCGCCATCCTCGAAGCGCTGCTGCCTCTGACTACCGTGTTGACGCCCAACAGCAACGAGGCCCGCCGGCTGACCGGCGAAAGCGGCCTCGATCGCTGCGGGCTGGCCTTGCTGAATTACGGCTGCCGCTACGTGCTGATCACCGGCACCCATGAAAACACCCCCGCCGTCAGCAATACGTTGTTTCACGACCGGCGCCTGTGGGAAACCTATACCTGGGACCGGCTGCCCGCCAATTATCACGGCTCCGGCTGCACCCTTGCCGCCGCCATTGCCGGGCTGATGGCGCATGGCCTGGCCGCGGAGCAAGCCGTTTTCGAAGCCCAGGAGTACACCTGGAACGCCTTGAGCAACGCCTATCGGCCGGGCAAAGGTCAACACAATCCCGACCGCTTTTTCTGGACGGAAACTGAAGAATGA
- the soxY gene encoding thiosulfate oxidation carrier protein SoxY — MPNTRRTFIKRTLAFGAGALASGTGWLVPSEARARWTADDFRPGPIQASLTRLFGPGKITETDRIGLKLPQIAENGAVVPITVSTTLDQVTALSILVEKNPVPLAARFELSPELEAFVSARFKMAETSDVWVVAETGRGLYGARQLVKVTIGGCGG, encoded by the coding sequence ATGCCCAACACTCGCAGAACATTCATCAAACGAACCCTGGCCTTCGGTGCCGGCGCCCTGGCTTCAGGTACAGGCTGGCTTGTCCCTAGCGAGGCCCGCGCCCGATGGACGGCCGATGATTTCCGTCCCGGTCCCATCCAGGCGTCGCTGACCCGGTTGTTCGGCCCAGGAAAAATTACCGAAACCGACCGGATCGGCCTCAAGCTTCCCCAGATCGCGGAAAACGGCGCGGTCGTGCCGATTACCGTCAGTACGACACTGGATCAGGTCACTGCCCTGTCGATCCTGGTGGAAAAAAATCCGGTGCCGCTGGCGGCCCGCTTTGAATTGTCTCCCGAACTGGAAGCCTTCGTTTCCGCTCGGTTCAAAATGGCGGAAACTTCCGACGTCTGGGTCGTCGCCGAAACCGGCCGGGGTCTTTACGGTGCCCGACAGCTCGTCAAAGTCACTATCGGCGGCTGCGGAGGCTAG
- the soxZ gene encoding thiosulfate oxidation carrier complex protein SoxZ, which translates to MSSIKIRSKRMDGKTQIRTLITHPMETGRNRDPETNRPIPAHYIQELTVSVNGRTVVSGALGASVSKDPYFAFMLKGGQAGDKISIGWRDNLGNTDHEEHVVK; encoded by the coding sequence ATGTCCAGCATCAAAATCCGAAGCAAACGCATGGACGGCAAGACCCAGATCCGAACCCTGATCACTCATCCGATGGAAACCGGCCGCAATCGCGATCCGGAGACGAACCGTCCGATCCCGGCCCATTACATTCAGGAACTCACGGTCAGCGTCAACGGCCGGACGGTCGTCAGCGGCGCCCTGGGCGCCAGCGTATCCAAAGATCCCTATTTCGCCTTCATGCTGAAAGGCGGCCAAGCCGGCGATAAAATTTCGATCGGCTGGCGCGACAATCTCGGCAACACCGATCATGAAGAGCACGTCGTCAAATAA